The proteins below are encoded in one region of Sulfolobus sp. A20:
- a CDS encoding DUF5808 domain-containing protein, whose amino-acid sequence MITVSSIELILPTFLTIISVILGIFYVVAPSLEPPDRVLGAKVTEEFRKSNKCKQIIKQYRIRGVMIVVISLVLGGVLLFEVSPLVPFPIIILLILGSVNYVTSRKRVILERGEIKEPNVRYAVIDTSKKKGFGVWFLALPWLILLGMLILGVVDYHSIPSELPFHINSNGVIAYAPKDPVNVLLNQIINAFLLFIFTIVGIAVYVSKPRINPAYPEEYYKSYERSKEYAVATIGIIATGLTLLESLLTLWSWGIFPLNSISVVLPLSMVAFLSCAILGIVISLAKMSIEGGRYLRELEKQGKLKLSNAIEDDDKYWKLGMFYYNPNDDRVIIPKRFGSGYTFNFGNKKALILFISLLMLPIATILIVILI is encoded by the coding sequence TATCAGTAATACTAGGGATCTTCTATGTAGTAGCACCCTCTTTAGAACCACCAGACAGAGTGTTAGGTGCGAAAGTCACTGAAGAGTTCAGAAAGAGTAACAAATGTAAACAGATAATTAAGCAATACAGAATACGTGGTGTAATGATAGTCGTGATTTCCCTCGTATTAGGTGGGGTTCTACTATTTGAAGTCTCACCACTCGTACCATTCCCAATTATAATCTTGTTAATACTGGGAAGTGTAAATTACGTTACATCAAGGAAGAGGGTAATCCTAGAGAGGGGCGAGATAAAGGAGCCAAATGTTAGGTATGCTGTTATAGATACTAGTAAGAAAAAGGGGTTCGGAGTATGGTTCTTAGCATTACCTTGGTTAATCCTCCTAGGCATGTTAATCCTAGGTGTAGTCGACTACCATAGCATACCCTCTGAGTTGCCTTTCCACATTAACTCAAACGGAGTAATAGCCTATGCACCTAAGGATCCAGTTAACGTCTTACTTAATCAGATTATTAACGCTTTTTTGCTCTTTATCTTCACTATAGTGGGTATAGCAGTATATGTTTCAAAACCGCGTATAAACCCAGCCTACCCCGAAGAGTACTATAAATCTTACGAACGTAGCAAGGAATACGCAGTAGCAACTATAGGGATAATTGCAACTGGTCTCACCCTTCTCGAGAGTTTATTAACTTTATGGTCTTGGGGGATCTTTCCTTTAAACTCTATAAGCGTAGTATTACCACTCTCTATGGTTGCCTTCTTATCGTGTGCTATACTCGGTATTGTGATTAGCTTAGCGAAGATGAGTATCGAAGGTGGTAGGTACTTAAGGGAGTTGGAAAAACAAGGGAAACTTAAGTTGAGTAACGCTATAGAGGACGACGATAAGTACTGGAAGTTGGGGATGTTCTATTACAACCCTAACGACGACAGAGTAATTATACCCAAAAGGTTCGGTTCGGGCTACACGTTTAATTTTGGCAATAAGAAGGCTCTCATTCTATTCATAAGTCTACTCATGTTACCTATTGCAACAATTTTGATTGTCATTTTAATATAG
- a CDS encoding type II toxin-antitoxin system VapC family toxin has protein sequence MLIDTDVILAHLKERDELKEVADKVFSKISRGEMEVIANRESLHEIYYILRDEERLPISDILSKIGALISIPNLTWVPTTIDVDLLALALMQQYGITYTFEAYQIATCLLHDKDKTIISTNHDYDRVSLIKRIDPTSLV, from the coding sequence ATGCTGATCGACACTGATGTTATACTGGCTCATCTAAAGGAGAGGGATGAGCTAAAAGAAGTAGCTGATAAAGTATTTTCTAAAATCTCAAGGGGAGAAATGGAGGTAATAGCGAATAGGGAATCACTTCATGAGATCTACTACATTCTGAGAGATGAGGAGAGGTTACCCATATCAGATATACTAAGTAAAATAGGTGCTTTAATAAGCATTCCTAACCTCACCTGGGTACCTACTACAATTGACGTAGATTTATTAGCCTTAGCCTTAATGCAACAATATGGTATCACTTACACCTTTGAGGCTTACCAAATCGCGACCTGCTTACTACATGATAAGGATAAGACTATAATATCTACAAACCACGATTATGATAGAGTTAGCCTAATAAAGAGAATAGATCCTACTAGTCTAGTTTGA
- a CDS encoding VapB-type antitoxin, translating into MGYVVKIDDRGRIKLPKNYSSMSSIIILDLGNFFIGIPIPKDPILFSSNVIKSERDTIKLRNDAEINMKREIEENADRH; encoded by the coding sequence ATGGGATATGTAGTAAAGATTGATGATAGAGGAAGAATAAAATTACCTAAGAATTATTCCTCAATGAGTTCAATCATTATACTGGATTTGGGAAATTTCTTTATCGGAATACCAATCCCTAAGGATCCAATACTCTTTTCGTCTAACGTTATAAAATCCGAGAGGGATACCATTAAATTAAGGAATGATGCAGAGATCAATATGAAGAGGGAAATTGAAGAAAATGCTGATCGACACTGA
- a CDS encoding MFS transporter, with amino-acid sequence MKLEKWHIKMIMLNFLSYTFLVYNYSTILVFNSPYISSQIFSKYSVIGAYSAVLISVIMRIPGSYILGPLSDKYGRRLITRISGIGSVIPLVIVPFISHNPILIILLYAIQGFFTGGLTAGINVIGLENLPEEHRGWFSGSAFSVGGSAYLIASLVFFTLYSILGNNGYDSIGWKIMFFTSIVMIPLSFSLPESIKIMKSKRVKNPLGLLIKNYRREFIFASLMTGLWASINAVVILLLPNFLYDKGLTKVEVSQIITLSGVITIISPFLGGLLSERIGRRKVSIIGSILNLLSSPIFLFINSFNSALYLVSILSFLALFGSGGIMVYVNELFPTNIRSSGVSISWSIGFTIGTLMSVIVLSIVDIMTGISKFSVVETFALAILSVFALLLSVLSKETKGNLERF; translated from the coding sequence ATGAAGTTAGAGAAATGGCATATTAAGATGATAATGCTCAACTTTCTGAGCTATACCTTTCTAGTTTACAACTACTCTACTATATTAGTCTTCAATTCACCCTACATTTCCTCTCAAATATTCTCAAAATATTCTGTAATCGGTGCTTACTCGGCAGTACTAATTAGTGTGATCATGAGAATACCGGGGTCATACATATTAGGTCCGTTGAGTGATAAATATGGTAGGAGGCTGATTACGAGAATTAGTGGGATTGGTTCGGTAATACCGTTGGTCATAGTTCCATTTATATCTCATAATCCCATTCTCATAATCTTATTGTATGCTATTCAAGGATTCTTCACTGGAGGATTAACCGCTGGGATAAACGTAATAGGTTTGGAGAATTTACCGGAAGAACATAGGGGTTGGTTCAGTGGTTCAGCCTTTTCAGTAGGTGGTTCAGCATATCTAATAGCATCCTTAGTGTTCTTCACACTATATTCAATTCTAGGTAACAATGGTTATGATAGCATAGGATGGAAAATTATGTTCTTCACTTCCATAGTTATGATACCTCTTTCTTTTTCTCTACCAGAGTCAATAAAGATCATGAAGAGTAAAAGGGTTAAAAACCCCTTAGGTCTATTAATCAAAAATTATAGAAGAGAGTTTATCTTCGCATCTCTAATGACCGGTCTATGGGCTTCCATTAATGCTGTAGTGATATTACTTCTACCTAACTTCCTATATGATAAAGGTTTGACAAAAGTTGAAGTTTCTCAGATAATTACCTTGTCTGGAGTAATTACAATAATTTCACCTTTCTTAGGTGGCTTATTGAGCGAGAGAATAGGTAGGAGAAAGGTGTCAATAATAGGTTCCATTCTTAACCTATTGTCTTCCCCAATATTTCTATTCATTAATTCCTTTAATTCAGCATTATACTTAGTTTCAATTCTGAGCTTCTTAGCCTTATTTGGGTCGGGAGGAATAATGGTCTACGTTAATGAGTTGTTTCCAACTAACATTAGGAGTTCGGGGGTTTCCATAAGTTGGAGTATAGGATTTACAATAGGTACACTGATGTCTGTAATAGTTTTATCAATCGTTGATATCATGACAGGCATAAGCAAGTTCAGTGTGGTCGAAACTTTTGCCTTGGCTATTTTAAGTGTGTTTGCTTTACTCTTAAGCGTTTTATCTAAGGAAACTAAGGGGAACTTAGAGAGATTTTAA
- the treZ gene encoding malto-oligosyltrehalose trehalohydrolase: MTSFGPKVEDNGVTFTLWAPYQKDVKVKVLGKGVYEMERDDLGYFRVHVNNVSVGDRYKFILDNKMEIPDPASRYQPEGVHGYSEIISANYDFLPSSRVKMNDLIIYELHVGTFTKEGTFESAIGKLDYLKELGVTAIEVMPVAQFPGKRDWGYDGVYLYAVQNSYGGPLSFKKFINEAHRRGLAVILDVVYNHVGPEGNYMTLLGPYFSSKYSTPWGLTFNFDDSGSDEVRKFVLENVEFWIKDYNVDGFRLDAVHAIIDNSPKHILEDIADVVHKYERIVIAESDLNDPRIINPKEKCGYNNDAQWVDDFHHSVHAFLTGERSGYYADFGSIDDIVKSYRDVFVYDGKYSKFRKKTHGKPVKDLDGCKFVVYVQDHDQVGNRGDGKRLIELIDKESYKIASALYLLSPYIPMIFMGEEYAEKNPFYYFSDFSDPKLIQGVREGRRRDNGQTTDPQSEETFNASKLSWNINEEILSLYKNLIKVRREYLTPCSRNLSIDYGNSWIIVKYERIFIIYVFSESTLKVNYTGNLVLSSSHQFPREIKEGVYTLSKGFAVYKH, translated from the coding sequence TAGGTTATTTCAGAGTTCACGTTAACAATGTAAGTGTCGGAGATAGATATAAATTTATTCTAGATAATAAAATGGAAATACCGGATCCTGCATCAAGGTATCAGCCTGAAGGAGTTCACGGCTATTCAGAGATAATTTCAGCCAATTATGATTTTTTACCCTCTTCAAGGGTTAAAATGAATGACCTCATAATATACGAATTGCACGTTGGTACGTTTACTAAAGAAGGGACATTTGAGAGCGCTATAGGTAAGCTTGATTATTTGAAAGAATTAGGAGTAACCGCAATTGAAGTCATGCCAGTGGCTCAGTTCCCTGGAAAAAGGGATTGGGGGTATGATGGAGTTTATTTATATGCAGTGCAAAACTCCTACGGCGGTCCGTTATCCTTCAAAAAGTTTATTAACGAGGCTCATAGGAGAGGGTTAGCAGTAATATTAGACGTGGTTTACAATCACGTTGGACCTGAGGGAAATTACATGACATTATTGGGACCCTACTTCTCAAGTAAGTATTCGACACCTTGGGGATTAACCTTTAACTTCGATGATAGTGGAAGCGACGAGGTTAGGAAATTCGTACTTGAGAATGTTGAGTTTTGGATTAAAGATTATAATGTTGATGGTTTTAGGCTGGATGCGGTTCATGCTATAATTGATAATTCCCCAAAACATATCCTAGAGGATATAGCTGATGTTGTGCATAAATACGAGAGAATAGTAATAGCTGAAAGTGACTTAAACGATCCAAGGATCATAAACCCTAAGGAAAAGTGTGGCTATAATAATGACGCCCAATGGGTTGATGATTTTCATCACTCAGTTCATGCCTTTTTGACAGGAGAGAGAAGTGGGTATTATGCAGACTTCGGGAGCATCGATGATATAGTTAAGTCTTATAGGGACGTGTTCGTATATGATGGTAAATACTCTAAGTTCAGAAAGAAAACTCATGGAAAACCTGTAAAGGATTTGGATGGATGTAAATTCGTAGTTTATGTCCAAGATCATGACCAAGTAGGAAATAGGGGAGATGGAAAGAGATTAATTGAGCTAATAGATAAAGAGTCTTATAAGATAGCTTCTGCCCTATATTTACTATCCCCATATATTCCCATGATATTCATGGGCGAAGAATATGCAGAGAAAAATCCCTTTTATTATTTCTCAGACTTCTCTGATCCTAAGCTAATTCAAGGAGTGAGGGAGGGTAGGAGAAGGGATAATGGACAAACGACTGATCCTCAATCTGAAGAGACGTTTAATGCTTCAAAACTAAGTTGGAATATCAATGAAGAGATTCTCTCCTTGTACAAAAACTTGATAAAAGTGAGAAGAGAGTATTTAACCCCATGTAGCAGAAATTTATCCATAGATTACGGAAATAGTTGGATCATAGTAAAATACGAAAGAATATTTATAATTTATGTATTTTCAGAATCAACTCTAAAAGTAAATTATACGGGAAATTTAGTCTTATCATCTTCACATCAATTTCCAAGGGAAATAAAAGAAGGAGTATACACTCTTAGTAAAGGATTCGCTGTGTATAAGCATTAG